A genomic region of Aeropyrum pernix K1 contains the following coding sequences:
- a CDS encoding FAD-binding oxidoreductase: MARLGGCPGLGRLLEKVRGDPEVELSEVGPPEFDVPQFSRWPLPLDMWPLWPLLVEKGFRPRAYVAKPRSRGAVERIVEAAAEAGACLVPRGGGSNVVGASPPLGCCLILDLRMLDKILWFSGEDLVVHVEAGAVVSKVEEWLNRRGYTLGYHPQSQSLATVGGSIAMLGSGALAPGLGNIEDMVLWLETVIPGLGTVTLGSRNSPRGWEGPGVKHLFIGSEGSLGVVVSAGLRVRPLPEFTGALAYRLPGFREGLEAARRLTLWRGARLLRLLDPSEASMLYGVDGAVLMVEVEAPDRGLLEAMEGYVEKVASASGGSRVEGVYEKWARARYMYDEHVRQLWSAGLWVDTIDTAAPWSRVEDLNRRLLEDLAGIPGVVAVMSHAGHFYSGGASLYHTVVMERRLDTYWRVWSRVAEAVRQLGASITHQHGWGLLRKPYLGFLGGNYRVFCRVKNTLDPGNVLNPNGISSRCSRVG, from the coding sequence TTGGCTCGGCTTGGTGGATGCCCTGGCCTCGGAAGACTTCTCGAGAAGGTTAGAGGAGATCCGGAGGTCGAGCTTTCGGAGGTAGGGCCCCCGGAGTTCGATGTTCCCCAGTTCAGCAGGTGGCCGTTGCCGTTGGACATGTGGCCGCTCTGGCCGTTGCTGGTGGAGAAGGGGTTCAGGCCTCGTGCGTATGTGGCGAAGCCGCGGAGCCGAGGGGCTGTTGAGAGGATTGTGGAGGCGGCTGCGGAGGCTGGAGCATGCCTCGTGCCTAGGGGAGGCGGCTCTAACGTCGTGGGCGCCTCACCCCCGCTCGGCTGCTGCCTCATACTTGACCTGAGGATGCTGGACAAGATATTGTGGTTCAGCGGTGAGGACCTCGTTGTCCACGTCGAGGCGGGGGCTGTTGTCTCGAAGGTTGAGGAGTGGCTGAACAGGCGGGGATACACACTGGGCTACCACCCCCAGTCCCAGAGCCTTGCCACTGTAGGAGGCTCCATAGCCATGCTAGGCTCGGGCGCCCTAGCACCGGGGCTGGGTAACATAGAAGACATGGTACTCTGGCTGGAAACAGTTATACCGGGTCTCGGAACCGTCACGCTAGGCTCCCGCAACAGCCCCCGTGGGTGGGAGGGGCCGGGGGTCAAGCACCTATTCATAGGGTCTGAGGGCTCACTGGGCGTCGTCGTATCGGCGGGCCTCAGGGTCAGGCCGCTGCCCGAGTTTACAGGCGCCCTGGCCTACAGGCTGCCCGGCTTCCGCGAGGGTCTAGAGGCTGCGAGACGGCTCACACTATGGAGGGGCGCCAGGCTTCTGAGGCTTCTAGACCCCAGTGAGGCTAGCATGCTCTACGGCGTCGACGGCGCCGTGCTCATGGTGGAGGTTGAGGCGCCAGATAGGGGTTTGCTGGAGGCTATGGAAGGCTATGTTGAAAAGGTCGCCTCCGCCAGCGGAGGTTCAAGGGTTGAGGGTGTCTACGAGAAGTGGGCTAGGGCTAGGTACATGTACGACGAGCACGTTAGGCAGCTCTGGAGCGCCGGTCTATGGGTCGACACTATAGACACGGCAGCCCCCTGGAGCAGGGTTGAGGACCTCAACAGGAGGCTCCTGGAGGACCTCGCGGGGATTCCAGGCGTTGTAGCTGTTATGAGCCACGCGGGCCACTTCTACAGCGGGGGGGCGAGCCTATACCACACCGTCGTTATGGAGAGGAGGCTTGACACGTACTGGAGGGTCTGGTCTAGAGTGGCAGAGGCTGTTAGACAACTGGGCGCCTCGATAACCCACCAGCACGGCTGGGGCCTGCTCAGGAAGCCCTACCTAGGGTTTTTAGGCGGGAACTACAGGGTGTTCTGCCGCGTCAAAAACACCCTGGACCCCGGGAACGTCCTCAACCCCAACGGCATCTCCTCGAGGTGCAGCAGGGTTGGATAG